A portion of the uncultured Methanobrevibacter sp. genome contains these proteins:
- a CDS encoding PD-(D/E)XK nuclease family protein yields MKLPSRSKSYMIPEYSLTGDLLSYITCGLQYRYQNKGALPPSKPVQRWFGEFIHGVMEESYNEWKYGKKEFPWDWKEDIRPIEDLIDLRLQVRGLYPHDEDLFFSINQPGMEMTLDDLNEHDHKKLASARAEKAINIWGKHLFPLIDASELLIKGIRPMPNQDKHKTRSNYYGINGVVDVLTSTKINRNDEQSSLYNYNNKIVQFIKNNLSEKSDSDDYEIIIDYKGMKRPPTKVLNPLSEDKWENHKQQILTYSWLRSKQEDSKNISAGIILYLNELVPSKEDLVLIKEEIRNNLTDVPEGIEFDEDIQLIEEWEEDEKAPNLSEEFKIARSIRFISVNEKEREKALEKFDNVVEDIESSLLKEMKGCKIQDAWKAEADNRTCLACDFKTFCKNNSDITKDFKIP; encoded by the coding sequence ATGAAATTACCTTCAAGATCAAAATCATACATGATTCCGGAATACAGCTTAACTGGAGATTTATTATCCTACATTACATGCGGGCTGCAGTACAGATATCAAAACAAGGGAGCTCTTCCACCGTCAAAACCAGTACAGAGATGGTTTGGTGAATTCATCCATGGAGTAATGGAAGAATCATACAATGAATGGAAATACGGCAAAAAGGAATTTCCATGGGACTGGAAGGAAGACATCAGACCTATAGAAGATTTAATAGATTTAAGACTGCAGGTCAGAGGATTGTATCCTCATGATGAAGACCTGTTTTTCAGCATCAATCAGCCGGGAATGGAAATGACACTGGATGATTTGAATGAACATGACCATAAAAAACTGGCCAGTGCAAGAGCTGAAAAAGCAATAAACATTTGGGGAAAACACCTGTTTCCATTAATAGATGCATCGGAACTGCTGATTAAAGGAATTCGGCCAATGCCGAATCAGGACAAGCACAAAACCAGGTCAAATTATTATGGAATCAACGGGGTTGTAGACGTATTGACCTCAACCAAAATCAACAGAAACGATGAGCAAAGCAGCTTATACAACTATAACAACAAGATTGTTCAGTTCATCAAAAATAATCTGTCTGAAAAAAGTGACTCAGACGATTATGAAATCATAATTGACTATAAGGGAATGAAACGCCCCCCAACCAAAGTACTGAATCCGTTGAGCGAGGATAAATGGGAAAATCACAAACAGCAAATTTTAACATATTCATGGCTGAGATCAAAACAGGAAGATTCCAAAAACATTTCTGCAGGAATCATTCTTTATCTAAATGAACTCGTTCCATCAAAAGAGGACCTTGTTTTAATAAAAGAAGAGATTAGGAATAATCTTACCGATGTTCCTGAAGGAATTGAATTTGACGAGGACATTCAGCTGATTGAAGAATGGGAAGAAGATGAAAAAGCTCCGAATTTATCTGAAGAATTCAAAATTGCCCGTTCAATAAGATTCATTTCCGTTAATGAAAAAGAACGTGAAAAAGCACTTGAAAAATTTGACAATGTTGTTGAAGATATTGAAAGTTCACTTCTAAAAGAGATGAAGGGATGTAAAATTCAGGATGCATGGAAAGCAGAAGCAGACAACAGAACCTGTTTAGCATGCGATTTCAAGACATTTTGTAAAAATAACAGTGACATAACAAAAGACTTTAAAATTCCTTAA
- a CDS encoding DUF169 domain-containing protein, whose amino-acid sequence MTNLEKNKKYCEIIESKIKLDAKPVAMKLIKTEDDLPEGYDLIDEKIRHCEMVRKASLGSKFYSTIEEQMCLGGAGAIGLRDMPEKLANGEKYFSLGRFQDLETAKKLTSKLSIVKDIHWGMVYAPLDEADFEADVVEIITEPVGGMKLAQSIVYKTGEKINPSFAGIQSLCGDAFANPYIENGVNFTLGCDGSRKAADIKDNEMTVGISKAKLEEVISGLESI is encoded by the coding sequence ATGACAAATTTAGAAAAAAACAAAAAATACTGCGAAATTATCGAAAGTAAAATTAAACTTGATGCCAAACCTGTTGCAATGAAATTAATCAAGACAGAAGATGACCTTCCTGAAGGTTACGATTTAATTGATGAAAAAATCAGACATTGTGAAATGGTTAGAAAAGCATCTTTAGGAAGCAAATTTTACTCAACAATCGAAGAACAAATGTGTCTTGGTGGAGCAGGAGCTATCGGACTTAGAGATATGCCTGAAAAATTAGCAAACGGCGAAAAATACTTCTCCCTGGGAAGATTCCAAGATTTGGAAACTGCTAAAAAACTCACCAGTAAACTTTCAATAGTTAAAGACATACATTGGGGAATGGTTTATGCACCATTGGATGAAGCTGACTTCGAAGCTGATGTTGTAGAAATTATTACCGAACCTGTTGGCGGAATGAAACTTGCACAAAGTATCGTTTATAAAACAGGTGAAAAAATAAATCCTTCATTTGCAGGAATCCAATCATTATGCGGAGATGCATTTGCAAATCCATACATTGAAAATGGAGTTAACTTCACATTAGGTTGTGACGGTTCCAGAAAAGCAGCTGATATCAAAGACAATGAAATGACTGTCGGTATCAGTAAAGCCAAACTTGAAGAAGTTATTTCAGGACTTGAATCAATCTAG
- a CDS encoding NTP transferase domain-containing protein: MSISTIITAAGKNSRMRKDQLARNIDLTNKLILPFRDKTVIETTIDNALSLNIDECIVVLGHYSSEIKEVIYDNYKDQVKFVENNPVDVGLSTSLYNGLSNTDSDFALCITADQPTVSCETFKKMIEVSQNSENPFKTISILRRRKTGLLDTAEGLGMPFVAPRLNLMKYLENEDDNLNPILRKIFSDGYTFYGIKEKNKKELLNINHYEDYLNLLD; the protein is encoded by the coding sequence ATGTCAATCTCAACTATTATTACTGCGGCAGGTAAAAATTCTCGAATGAGAAAAGACCAGCTGGCCCGCAATATTGATTTAACAAATAAACTGATTTTACCATTTAGAGATAAGACTGTTATAGAGACAACTATAGACAATGCATTATCCTTAAATATAGATGAATGTATTGTGGTACTTGGTCATTATTCTAGTGAAATAAAAGAAGTTATCTATGATAATTATAAAGATCAAGTTAAATTTGTAGAAAATAATCCTGTTGATGTAGGTTTATCAACATCTCTTTACAATGGTCTTTCAAATACAGACTCTGATTTTGCACTGTGTATAACTGCAGACCAGCCTACAGTCTCCTGTGAAACTTTTAAGAAAATGATTGAGGTAAGTCAAAACAGTGAAAACCCATTCAAAACTATATCAATTTTAAGGAGAAGAAAAACTGGCTTGTTGGATACTGCTGAAGGTCTGGGAATGCCATTTGTAGCACCTAGATTAAACCTGATGAAATATCTGGAAAATGAGGATGATAATTTAAATCCGATTTTAAGGAAAATATTTTCTGATGGTTATACATTTTATGGAATAAAAGAAAAAAATAAAAAAGAATTGTTAAATATTAATCATTACGAAGATTATTTAAACCTTCTAGATTGA
- a CDS encoding Mur ligase family protein: MKAAVIGLGVEGKKAVNSLLKHGWEVYATDLNVNVDLEGLNLPLLSMDLMDDEQTVSIVGENITLDLGFTNPYAIEQCDAVAISPSMYGGSFATKLLENGELLSDVVTKHKDIFTIGITGTNGKTTTVHMIKSILENAGKKVLVGGNGGGGFSGYYDLILEASEGEYDILLVEVCDMTLDFCKYSFDFDMIGLTNIGNDHMDVHKTIANYKNSLVRFFSDTLIFTAFNQDFNSDFKESASKTIPYFEYQDELKLFGKFNLLNAGLASAITRELKVSKEVIKSTLADFNAVEGRLDVYKINDAQVYVGKTDNSDALASILAEKDFYAIFIGTPRHNEIHRLDILDVAVKYNPEVIVLFPGLDDTLDIAIYRINSLGYMGNIITVNSLDEIIELVAEYSHEDAILIGGNGQDTIIDIQERIKLISEKLS, encoded by the coding sequence ATGAAAGCGGCAGTAATAGGTTTGGGAGTAGAAGGAAAAAAAGCAGTTAATTCCCTTTTAAAGCATGGTTGGGAAGTTTATGCAACTGATTTAAATGTTAATGTTGATTTAGAGGGCTTAAATTTGCCTTTATTATCAATGGATTTAATGGATGATGAACAGACTGTTTCAATAGTTGGCGAAAATATTACTTTGGATTTAGGTTTTACAAATCCTTATGCCATTGAACAATGTGATGCCGTTGCTATAAGTCCCAGTATGTATGGGGGAAGCTTTGCAACTAAATTGCTTGAAAATGGAGAACTTTTAAGTGATGTTGTAACTAAGCACAAGGATATTTTTACAATTGGAATAACAGGAACAAACGGTAAAACAACCACTGTTCATATGATAAAAAGCATTTTGGAAAATGCCGGTAAAAAAGTTTTAGTCGGCGGAAATGGTGGTGGAGGATTTTCAGGTTATTATGATTTGATTCTTGAAGCCAGTGAAGGTGAATATGATATACTGCTTGTTGAAGTTTGTGATATGACACTGGACTTCTGCAAGTATTCTTTTGATTTTGACATGATCGGTCTTACAAATATCGGAAATGACCATATGGACGTTCACAAAACAATTGCCAACTATAAAAATTCACTTGTAAGATTTTTCTCAGATACATTAATATTCACTGCTTTCAATCAGGATTTCAACTCAGATTTTAAGGAATCTGCAAGTAAGACAATTCCCTATTTTGAGTATCAGGATGAATTAAAATTGTTCGGTAAGTTTAACCTGCTTAATGCAGGTCTTGCATCTGCCATTACTCGTGAGCTTAAAGTATCCAAGGAGGTTATCAAATCAACTTTGGCCGATTTCAATGCCGTTGAAGGCAGATTGGATGTTTATAAAATTAATGATGCTCAGGTTTATGTTGGAAAAACAGATAATTCAGATGCACTCGCATCTATTTTAGCTGAAAAAGATTTTTATGCTATATTCATTGGAACTCCAAGACACAACGAAATCCACAGGCTTGACATTCTGGATGTTGCGGTAAAATATAATCCGGAAGTAATTGTGCTCTTTCCTGGTTTGGATGATACTTTGGATATCGCAATTTACAGGATTAATTCTTTAGGATACATGGGAAATATTATCACTGTTAATTCACTTGATGAGATTATTGAGCTGGTGGCGGAATATTCTCATGAAGATGCAATACTCATTGGTGGAAACGGTCAAGATACTATTATTGATATTCAAGAAAGAATTAAACTGATTTCTGAAAAACTTTCATAA
- a CDS encoding nuclease, with product MFEDEKDDKIYNLIISHGTDLKNEYGQFTQKLYEKVDFLWKESISGSYEHASEEFYSKVDRIILLAGLYNDNKELFETLLNAGEKYNIPIVLVRPLGLEEVPEILEEKAATIVGWNANCIIDSVKDADLM from the coding sequence ATGTTTGAAGATGAAAAAGATGATAAGATTTATAATTTAATTATATCACATGGTACAGATTTAAAAAATGAATATGGACAGTTCACACAAAAATTATATGAAAAAGTGGATTTTTTATGGAAGGAATCTATTTCAGGTTCATATGAACATGCAAGCGAAGAGTTTTATTCAAAAGTAGACAGAATCATATTGCTTGCAGGCCTTTACAATGACAATAAGGAATTATTTGAAACATTATTAAATGCAGGTGAAAAATACAACATACCAATAGTTTTGGTAAGACCTTTAGGACTTGAAGAAGTTCCAGAAATATTAGAAGAAAAGGCTGCAACCATCGTCGGATGGAATGCAAACTGCATAATCGATTCTGTTAAAGATGCGGATTTAATGTAA
- a CDS encoding AAA family ATPase, which translates to MIFKKLKLTNFKSHQSTIIGFDKGISVIVGENGAGKSTILEAISFALFKQHTAKKIDDLVRNNADNMAVELEFTSNGKDYKIVREKKSNLKSSIYTKTSNEGGFVHICTGDREVNDEIRQILDIDSDLFLNAIYIRQGEIADLVDKTPAEKKLLIAKLLGIDSLEKSWKNLLPFINDYENRLSELKGKLYNSKELKDEYDTKKNELDDLKDKGHELESQLNDVTSSLQEISESKRDMEREKQIHDKQLTNLEIEEANFSKLEESKRSIQEELDKIREDEERISRLEKYVSKLDVYLDFEKSVVGIQNLKKEEKQITEKLESIANQKVIVADKKSDYNKFLASDEEISKLDNRKVKYEKELATMAKLEQDKKDLLKSIEDERNNIRDFFSKAKDKLDDNGMSQEDLDAIDDFNHLEEATNKFIDEIKQKIESLSNDIISKNEDIVIFKQNIKASQKPLKELADVENRCPVCQSEIDYKKKSQLIQNYEIEIADNEKLIAQNEEDVKLLSKNKKSLEEKLVVINDLSKEIIEYKQKVNHLEGEVSKLNKLDEGLESKEFISNKLGELILVIANIKSDRESYKASYDAYNKAKGALEVLGSETDAQFKLKQVRNEIDTHVKNIKRAIEQDPHLTGDISASELQDRIEDLKQKNEEYNQLKGFVQNKKSLMTQLDTIKENIGVSINEIEVIKNKIEASIYDKERYEHIVYRFEMYERQQNAFNTQLSELKGRARESINYLKDLRERIQTTDKFQQEYNDISDYINLLSHIRNLYSKNGIQKDLRSISKPLIQKYTKEFFNEFNFNYSDLTLDDEYDVTVYGPEGESSMSMVSGGEKIAIALALRLGITRAMSKGELDTILLDEPTIHLDSSRKHELINLLKDMSVLPQMIIVTHESQLENAADNLIKVEKENGISKVSF; encoded by the coding sequence ATGATTTTCAAAAAATTAAAATTAACTAATTTTAAATCACATCAAAGCACAATAATAGGATTCGATAAAGGAATAAGTGTTATAGTTGGTGAAAACGGTGCAGGTAAATCAACTATCCTGGAAGCTATTAGTTTTGCTTTATTCAAACAGCATACTGCTAAAAAAATTGATGATTTAGTTAGAAATAATGCCGATAACATGGCTGTTGAATTGGAATTCACATCAAATGGTAAAGATTATAAAATTGTCCGTGAAAAGAAATCCAATCTGAAATCTTCCATTTACACAAAAACTTCTAATGAAGGAGGTTTTGTCCACATTTGTACAGGTGACAGGGAAGTGAATGATGAAATTCGCCAGATTTTGGATATTGATTCCGATTTGTTCCTGAATGCCATTTACATAAGGCAAGGTGAAATTGCTGATTTGGTGGATAAGACACCTGCTGAGAAAAAGTTATTGATTGCAAAGCTATTAGGTATTGATTCACTTGAAAAGTCATGGAAAAATTTATTGCCGTTCATTAATGATTATGAAAATCGGCTTTCAGAACTTAAGGGTAAACTATACAATTCAAAAGAACTGAAAGATGAATATGATACAAAGAAAAATGAATTGGATGATTTGAAAGATAAGGGTCATGAACTTGAAAGCCAATTGAATGATGTTACCTCCTCACTGCAGGAAATCTCTGAAAGTAAAAGGGATATGGAAAGAGAAAAACAAATCCATGATAAACAGTTAACTAATCTGGAAATTGAAGAAGCCAATTTTTCCAAACTTGAAGAAAGTAAACGTTCTATTCAGGAAGAACTTGATAAAATCAGAGAGGATGAGGAAAGAATTTCCAGACTTGAAAAATATGTTTCCAAATTAGACGTTTATCTTGATTTCGAAAAATCAGTTGTAGGAATTCAAAACTTGAAAAAAGAAGAAAAACAGATAACTGAAAAATTGGAATCAATTGCCAATCAAAAAGTAATCGTTGCTGATAAAAAAAGTGATTATAATAAATTTTTAGCATCCGATGAAGAAATATCCAAATTGGATAATCGTAAAGTTAAATATGAAAAAGAATTGGCTACCATGGCCAAACTTGAACAAGATAAAAAAGATTTATTGAAATCCATTGAAGATGAAAGAAACAATATCAGAGATTTCTTCTCAAAAGCAAAAGATAAACTTGATGATAACGGAATGTCTCAAGAAGATCTCGATGCAATTGATGACTTTAACCATCTTGAAGAAGCAACCAATAAGTTTATAGATGAAATCAAACAAAAAATCGAAAGTTTGTCTAATGACATCATTTCCAAAAACGAGGACATTGTAATATTCAAACAGAATATTAAAGCATCCCAAAAACCTTTGAAGGAATTGGCTGATGTTGAAAATAGATGTCCTGTCTGTCAATCAGAAATTGATTACAAAAAGAAATCACAATTGATTCAGAATTATGAAATTGAAATAGCAGATAATGAGAAGTTAATTGCTCAAAATGAGGAAGATGTAAAATTACTTTCTAAAAATAAGAAAAGCCTTGAAGAAAAACTTGTTGTTATCAATGATTTATCCAAAGAGATTATTGAATACAAACAAAAAGTCAATCATCTTGAAGGTGAAGTTTCAAAATTAAATAAACTTGATGAAGGACTTGAATCCAAAGAATTTATCAGCAATAAACTAGGTGAATTGATTTTAGTTATAGCCAATATCAAATCTGATCGTGAATCTTATAAAGCTTCTTATGATGCATATAATAAAGCTAAAGGTGCACTTGAAGTTTTAGGCAGTGAAACTGATGCTCAATTTAAATTAAAACAGGTCAGAAATGAAATTGACACTCATGTTAAAAATATCAAGCGTGCTATTGAGCAAGACCCTCATTTGACTGGTGACATCAGTGCCAGTGAGCTTCAAGACCGTATCGAAGATTTAAAACAGAAAAATGAAGAATATAACCAGCTTAAAGGTTTTGTTCAAAATAAGAAATCTTTGATGACACAGCTTGATACTATAAAAGAGAATATTGGTGTCAGCATAAATGAGATTGAAGTTATCAAAAACAAGATTGAAGCATCTATTTATGACAAGGAAAGATATGAACATATCGTATATCGCTTTGAAATGTATGAAAGACAGCAAAATGCCTTCAATACTCAACTTTCAGAACTTAAAGGAAGAGCTCGTGAATCAATTAATTATCTTAAAGATTTAAGAGAAAGAATACAAACCACAGATAAGTTCCAGCAAGAGTATAATGACATTTCAGATTATATTAACTTGTTAAGTCATATCAGGAATCTGTATAGTAAAAATGGTATTCAAAAGGATTTAAGAAGCATTTCAAAACCTTTAATCCAAAAATACACAAAAGAATTCTTCAATGAATTCAACTTTAATTACTCCGATTTAACATTGGACGATGAGTATGATGTTACTGTTTACGGTCCTGAAGGTGAATCTTCAATGAGTATGGTTAGTGGTGGTGAAAAAATAGCTATTGCACTGGCTTTAAGACTTGGTATTACTCGTGCAATGTCTAAAGGAGAACTGGATACAATTTTATTGGATGAGCCTACAATTCATTTGGACAGTTCAAGAAAACATGAACTTATCAATCTGTTAAAGGACATGTCTGTTTTACCGCAAATGATAATTGTAACTCATGAAAGTCAGCTGGAAAATGCTGCCGACAATTTAATTAAAGTTGAAAAAGAAAATGGTATTTCAAAAGTTTCATTTTAA
- a CDS encoding DNA repair exonuclease, producing the protein MKFAHLADTHLGYRQFGLIEREKDFYEVFGKVIDKIIEENVDFVIHSGDLFETAKPSPMALLEFQKGLLKLKGAGIPVYAIAGNHDSVARRGSIPPQVIFKKLGLKVISPINTNYMQDDIFIAGLPYYPASQSRVLKSKLAELSKKAADYDKSILVLHQGIDKYFGYQYELEIGDIPDNFSYYAMGHIHKYICDDFGKGKLVYPGSSEIWKTDELEDYARNGKGFVVVDMDGPKPVVKRVNVDISRTFVKRSLDYNNLGSGIAGIRETIKDFDKPPILNLEINNVESDTSFVYEMINDELGELSLIIRPNFNMVGEESIDIIINENNRVGPKELIVEKLKGYGNSDVNKLAIDLYDYLSKDRIEDSQDIIDQFFQEHYNTVKDDVEFKIEKEEIEEVEEETPEEQPKDVQVTFKKEVQQ; encoded by the coding sequence ATGAAATTTGCACATTTAGCAGACACTCATTTAGGTTATCGCCAATTTGGTTTAATTGAGCGTGAAAAAGACTTTTATGAAGTGTTTGGAAAAGTTATAGATAAAATTATTGAAGAAAATGTAGACTTTGTAATACATAGTGGAGACTTATTCGAAACCGCAAAACCATCTCCAATGGCACTTTTAGAATTCCAAAAAGGATTATTGAAACTTAAGGGTGCAGGAATTCCAGTCTATGCAATAGCAGGAAATCATGATTCAGTTGCCCGCAGAGGATCAATTCCTCCTCAGGTGATTTTTAAGAAATTAGGATTGAAAGTAATCAGTCCAATCAATACAAATTACATGCAGGATGACATATTTATTGCAGGACTGCCATATTATCCTGCTTCACAATCCAGAGTTTTAAAATCCAAATTAGCGGAACTGTCCAAAAAAGCAGCTGACTATGATAAATCTATTTTGGTGCTGCATCAGGGAATTGACAAGTACTTCGGTTACCAGTATGAGCTGGAAATTGGAGATATTCCTGACAATTTCTCATATTATGCAATGGGCCATATCCATAAATATATCTGTGACGATTTTGGAAAAGGCAAACTGGTTTATCCGGGTTCAAGTGAAATTTGGAAAACCGATGAGCTTGAAGATTATGCTAGAAACGGAAAAGGTTTTGTCGTTGTTGATATGGATGGTCCAAAACCTGTTGTCAAAAGGGTTAATGTGGATATTTCACGTACCTTTGTCAAAAGGTCTCTTGACTACAATAATCTGGGAAGCGGAATAGCAGGAATAAGAGAAACCATTAAGGATTTTGACAAACCTCCAATACTGAATTTGGAAATCAATAATGTCGAATCTGATACAAGCTTTGTTTATGAAATGATTAACGATGAATTGGGAGAATTGTCTTTAATTATCCGACCTAATTTTAACATGGTCGGAGAAGAATCTATTGATATAATTATCAACGAAAACAATCGTGTAGGTCCTAAAGAATTAATTGTTGAAAAGCTAAAGGGCTACGGCAATAGTGATGTCAATAAATTGGCTATTGACCTGTATGACTATTTATCAAAGGACCGCATTGAAGATTCACAGGATATTATTGACCAATTTTTCCAAGAGCATTACAATACTGTAAAAGATGATGTTGAATTTAAAATAGAAAAAGAAGAAATTGAAGAGGTTGAAGAAGAAACTCCAGAAGAACAACCTAAAGATGTTCAAGTAACATTTAAGAAGGAGGTTCAGCAATGA